One genomic window of Camelina sativa cultivar DH55 chromosome 5, Cs, whole genome shotgun sequence includes the following:
- the LOC104785960 gene encoding probable cyclic nucleotide-gated ion channel 12 — translation MNIEMPSYARSGTGNGLKKRTLESWRKFFLAVCGVALAIDPFFLFIPEIDYLNSCIGYDETLRTNVCFFRILIDALYIYIIFFSQTSSLRGKMSGRKTLFYVIVDIVSLLPIPVVMVLLVRTEWSSNLVTNRILKWTIVVQYIPRIIRIYPVYKAVTKTTVGIAESKWIGALLNLSLFLLCSYVFGAFWYVTAIEKRSICWHKFWMNTTRPTMPGNLTELFCAHLVGRKSNREFLNNSCLVKESADIPKPSKYLAGIVNKTIYDHGMYGEVLKSEVGSRNLRDFPKKFFYCFWWGLRNLSTFGENLKPGNSATDIFLAIIICACGLFLVAVLIGNVQKYLLTSTVRADEMNERKKDIETWMTFRQLPEELKKRIKENEKTLWKNYRGTDEESLLRRFPEDLRRETQTYLDEHSA, via the exons ATGAATATTGAGATGCCTAGTTATGCAAG GTCGGGTACTGGGAATGGACTGAAGAAACGCACCCTTGAAAGCTGGAGGAAATTCTTTCTGGCAGTTTGTGGGGTTGCTTTGGCTATTgatcctttttttctctttattccTGAAATTGATTATCTAAACTCATGCATCGGTTACGACGAAACGCTTAGAACAAACGTTTGTTTCTTTCGTATCTTGATAGAcgcattatatatttatatcatctttttttctcaaacatCGTCTTTGAGAGGCAAGATGAGCGGAAGAAAAACACTCTTCTACGTCATTGTTGACATTGTTTCTCTTCTCCCCATTCCTGTG gTAATGGTTCTCCTCGTCCGTACTGAATGGTCTAGCAATCTGGTGACAAATAGAATACTCAAGTGGACCATAGTTGTTCAGTATATACCAAGAATCATTCGTATCTATCCGGTTTACAAAGCGGTGACAAAAACAACTGTTGGAATAGCAGAATCAAAGTGGATTGGAGCTCTTTTAAACCTTTCGCTCTTCCTGTTGTGCAGTTAT GTGTTTGGGGCTTTCTGGTACGTTACTGCAATTGAAAAGCGAAGCATATGCTGGCATAAATTTTGGATGAATACGACGAGGCCGACTATGCCTGGCAATCTCACGGAGCTGTTTTGTGCACATTTAGTAGGTCGTAAAAGCAACAGAGAGTTTCTGAATAATTCATGCCTAGTAAAGGAATCTGCCGATATCCCAAAACCATCCAAATACTTGGCCGGGATcgtaaacaaaacaatatacgACCATGGTATGTACGGTGAAGTATTGAAGTCTGAGGTGGGAAGTAGAAATCTAAGGGATTTTCCAAAGAAGTTCTTCTACTGCTTTTGGTGGGGTCTCCGAAATCTTAG TACCTTTGGTGAAAACCTCAAGCCAGGCAACTCTGCAACAGATATCTTTTTGGCTATCATCATTTGCGCCTGTGGTTTATTCTTGGTTGCTGTACTCATTGGAAACGTTCAG AAATACTTGCTAACAAGTACCGTCAGAGCAGACGAAATgaatgagagaaagaaagacatAGAAACATGGATGACCTTTAGGCAACTACCAGAAGAGCTCAAGAAACGCATTAAGGAAAACGAGAAAACCCTATGGAAAAATTACAGGGGCACGGATGAAGAATCTCTTCTTCGTCGCTTCCCAGAAGACCTCAGACGCGAAACTCAAACCTATCTTGATGAGCATAGTGCATAA
- the LOC104785959 gene encoding serine carboxypeptidase-like 26 isoform X2 — translation MSRYLLFFFFLTLLPYAYGCRDEQEKDRIYHLPGEPNDVSFSHFSGYITVNEPAGRALFYWLTESPPSLNPESKPLVLWLNGGPGCSSLAYGAAEEIGPFRINPDGKTLYHNPYSWNQLANLLFLESPAGVGFSYSNTTSDLYTAGDKRTAEDAYVFLVKWFERFPQYKHREFYIAGESYAGHYVPQLSQIVYEKRNPFINFKGFIVGNAVIDDYHDYVGLFEYWWTHGLISDLTYHNLRITCEFGSSEHPSPECKKVMEAADLEQGSIDPYSIYTITCKKEAAALRSRFSRVRHPWMWRAYDPCTERYSGMYFNSPEVQKAMHANITGLAYSWKGCSDIVGEKWADSPLSMLPIYKELIAAGLRIWVFSGDTDSVVPITGTRYSIRALKLQPLSKWYPWNDNGQVGGWSQVYKGLTLVTIHGAGHEVPLHRPRRGFLLFQSFLDNKPLPM, via the exons ATGTCTCGataccttctcttcttcttcttcctaacTCTACTCCCTTACGCATATGGTTGCAGAGACGAACAAGAAAAGGACCGAATCTATCACCTTCCCGGTGAACCAAACgatgtctctttctctcacttCTCTGGTTACATCACCGTCAACGAGCCAGCAGGAAGAGCACTCTTCTACTGGCTCACTGAGTCACCACCGAGTCTAAACCCCGAGTCTAAGCCACTCGTCCTCTGGCTCAACGGTGGCCCTGGTTGCTCCTCCCTTGCTTACGGCGCTGCTGAAGAAATCGGACCTTTTAGAATCAATCCTGATGGCAAAACCCTTTACCACAATCCTTACTCTTGGAACCAAT TGGCGAATTTGCTGTTTCTTGAATCTCCAGCTGGTGTTGGTTTCTCGTATTCGAATACCACTTCCGATTTGTACACTGCCGGAGACAAGAGAACTG CTGAAGATGCGTATGTGTTTCTTGTGAAATGGTTTGAGAGGTTTCCACAATACAAGCATAGAGAATTCTACATTGCCGGAGAAAGCTATGCAG GTCATTATGTTCCTCAGTTGTCACAAATTGTTTATGAGAAACGCAATCCATTTATCAACTTCAAAGGCTTCATt GTGGGGAATGCTGTGATTGATGACTATCATGATTACGTGGGTTTATTTGAGTATTGGTGGACTCATGGGTTGATATCTGATCTCACTTACCACAACTTACGGATCACATGTGAATTTGGATCATCCGAGCACCCGTCCCCTGAATGCAAAAAGGTCATGGAAGCTGCAGATTTGGAGCAAGGGTCTATTGATCCCTATAGCATTTACACTATCACTTGTAAGAAGGAGGCTGCAGCTCTTAGATCTCGCTTCTCCAGGGTTCGTCAT CCATGGATGTGGAGAGCATATGACCCTTGCACAGAGAGATACTCCGGCATGTATTTCAATTCTCCGGAGGTTCAAAAGGCTATGCATGCTAATATAACGGGACTTGCTTATTCATGGAAAGGTTGCAG tgACATTGTTGGAGAGAAGTGGGCAGATTCTCCCCTATCTATGCTTCCAATCTACAAGGAACTCATCGCTGCAGGCCTCAGGATATGGGTTTTCAG CGGAGACACTGATTCTGTGGTTCCCATTACTGGAACACGATACTCCATTAGAGCCCTCAAGTTACAACCACTCTCTAAATGGTATCCTTGGAACGACAATGGACAG GTTGGTGGGTGGAGCCAAGTTTACAAAGGGCTGACTCTGGTGACAATACATGGAGCAGGACATGAGGTACCTCTTCACCGCCCTCGCCgaggttttcttcttttccagtcGTTTCTTGACAACAAGCCATTGCCTATGTAA
- the LOC104785963 gene encoding serine carboxypeptidase-like 28: protein MMMMITKKLYQCMLVVCMVIALVDVVSSRDDANKEQKIKDKIIALPGQPPKLNFSQFSGYVTVDSTAGRALFYWLTETPRPSDTKPLVLWLNGGPGCSSIAYGASEEIGPFRINPDGKTLRFNIYAWNKVANVLFLDSPAGVGFSYTNTSSDEVTVGDKRTGEDAYRFLVRWMERFPEYKERPFYIAGESYAGHYIPELAQLIVNRNKGVKKPIINLKGVLMGNPLVDNYNDNKGQRDYWWNHGLISDESYNDLTKWCFNDSILFPKTNCDAALNQAFSEFGDIDPYNINRPACPSQSSSSNEWTQAWRFRGNDECVVGYTRKYMNDPNVQKSFHARLNGSKLWTPCSRVIRKNWKDSPKSMLPIIKNLLQAHLRIWIFSGDSDAVLPLSGTRHSINAMRLRSSKRWYPWYHAQGQVGGWSQVYEDGLLTYATVRDAGHEVPLSQPRLALFLFTHFLANHSLPSSSS from the exons atgatgatgatgatcacaaaaaaactatatcaaTGTATGCTTGTAGTATGCATGGTGATTGCATTAGTAGACGTAGTCAGTAGTAGAGATGATGCTAATAAGGAGCAAAAGATTAAAGACAAGATCATCGCTTTGCCAGGCCAACCTCCTAAACTCAATTTCTCTCAATTCTCTGGCTACGTCACTGTTGACTCGACGGCTGGACGGGCACTCTTTTATTGGTTAACCGAGACACCTAGGCCCAGCGACACGAAGCCATTAGTCCTATGGCTCAATGGTGGTCCAGGGTGCTCTTCCATTGCTTACGGTGCTTCTGAGGAGATTGGTCCCTTTCGGATCAATCCCGACGGGAAGACTCTTCGTTTTAATATCTATGCTTGGAACAAAG TGGCGAATGTGTTGTTTTTGGATTCACCGGCGGGAGTAGGTTTCTCTTACACAAACACTTCGTCAGACGAAGTAACCGTGGGAGACAAGAGGACAG GGGAGGATGCATACAGATTCTTGGTGAGATGGATGGAGAGGTTCCCTGAGTATAAGGAAAGGCCTTTTTACATCGCCGGCGAGAGCTACGCTG GACATTACATTCCGGAGCTAGCTCAGTTGATCGTCAACCGGAACAAGGGTGTCAAAAAACCCATTATCAATCTAAAAGGGGTTCTG atGGGAAATCCTCTGGTGGATAATTACAATGACAACAAAGGGCAGCGTGACTACTGGTGGAACCACGGGCTCATATCGGACGAAAGCTACAACGACCTGACCAAGTGGTGCTTCAACGACTCCATCCTCTTCCCCAAAACCAACTGCGACGCTGCCTTGAACCAAGCCTTTTCTGAGTTTGGTGACATCGACCCTTACAACATCAATAGACCTGCCTGCCCctcacaatcatcatcatcaaatgagTGGACGCAAGCTTGGCGATTTAGAGGGAACGATGAGTGTGTTGTGGGATACACACGCAAGTATATGAACGATCCCAACGTGCAAAAATCCTTCCATGCCCGCCTCAACGGCAGTAAACTTTGGACCCCTTGCAGTCGTGTGATAAGAAAGAATTGGAAAGACTCACCCAAGTCCATGCTTCCCATCATCAAGAATCTTCTTCAAGCTCATCTCCGCATTTGGATCTTCAG TGGGGACTCGGACGCAGTGTTGCCGTTAAGTGGGACGAGGCATTCGATAAATGCAATGAGATTGAGGAGCAGCAAAAGGTGGTATCCATGGTACCATGCACAAGGCCAAGTAGGAGGTTGGAGTCAGGTTTACGAGGATGGCTTGCTAACGTACGCCACGGTTAGAGACGCGGGGCATGAAGTGCCATTGTCTCAGCCTCGTCTCGCTCTTTTCCTCTTCACCCACTTCCTCGCCAACCACTCtcttccctcttcttcctcttaa
- the LOC109132959 gene encoding uncharacterized protein LOC109132959: protein MEKKVALVMALMLLMSMLVSAEEAPTVGQHIDSATTSVGKFWNDNARPAIDSVANAVESVTSTVKSVYGWFHDRATDLGL, encoded by the exons ATGGAGAAGAAGGTGGCATTGGTGATGGCATTGATGTTGCTTATGTCTATGTTGGTTTCCGCCGAGGAAGCCCCAACGGTTGGACAGCATATAGACTCAGCCACAACCAGCGTTGGCAAATTCTGGAATGACAATGCCCGCCCTGCCATTGACTCCGTCGCCAACGCCGTTGAATCCGTCACCTCCACCGTCAAATCCGTCTACGGCTGGTTTCATGATAGAGCTAC GGATTTGGGACTCTAA
- the LOC104788974 gene encoding GDP-mannose transporter GONST3-like — protein sequence MTNDEEIETSIIEVKIAPEPPIQETWSSVFLRQASVYGVAAGYCLSASLLSIINKWAIMKFPYPGALTAMQYFTSAAGVLLCAQMKLIEHDSLNLLTMWRFLPAAMIFYLSLFTNSELLLHANVDTFIVFRSAVPIFVAIGETLFLHEPWPSVKTWGSLATIFGGSLIYVFTDYQFTIAAYSWALAYLVSMTIDFVYIKHVVMTIGLNTWGLVLYNNLEALLLFPLELLIMGELKKIKHEITDESDWYSFQVLLPVGLSCLFGLAISFFGFSCRRAISATGFTVLGIVNKLLTVVINLVVWDKHSTFVGTLTQYDRFFLIRMKEEHEFRLKKR from the exons ATGACGAACGATGAGGAAATCGAAACTTCAATAATCGAGGTTAAGATAGCTCCAGAGCCACCAATCCAAGAGACTTGGTCTAGTGTATTCCTTCGTCAAGCCTCAGTCTATGGTGTAGCTGCTGGCTATTGCCTctcagcttctcttctctcaatcaTCAACAAATGGGCTATCATGAAATTCCCATACCCCGGTGCCTTAACCGCTATGCAGTACTTCACAAGTGCAGCTGGTGTTTTGCTCTGTGCTCAGATGAAGCTTATAGAGCATGACTCTCTCAATCTTTTGACAATGTGGAGGTTTCTCCCCGCTGCTATGATCTTCTACTTGTCTCTTTTCACCAACAGTGAGCTTCTCCTCCACGCTAATGTCGATACTTTCATCGTCTTTCGCTCTGCTGTTCCTATCTTTGTTGCTATTGGTGAAACCCTTTTCTTGCACGAGCCTTGGCCGTCTGTTAAGACGTGGGGATCTTTGGCTACTATCTTTGGTGGGAGTTTGATTTATGTGTTTACTGATTATCAGTTTACGATCGCAGCTTATAGCTGGGCTCTTGCGTATCTGGTGAGTATGACTATAGACTTTGTTTACATTAAGCATGTGGTTATGACGATTGGGTTAAACACTTGGGGTCTTGTTCTCTACAATAACCTTGAGGCTCTGCTTTTGTTTCCCCTTGAGCTGCTTATAATGGGAGAGTTGAAAAAGATTAAGCACGAGATCACTGATGAGTCTGATTGGTACTCGTTTCAAGTGCTTTTACCTGTGGGTTTATCGTGTCTGTTCGGCTTGGCTATCTCTTTCTTCGGGTTCTCTTGTCGCCGGGCTATTTCTGCAACGGGTTTTACTGTTCTTGGAATTGTGAACAAGCTGTTGACGGTTGTGATTAATTTGGTGGTGTGGGATAAACATTCTACGTTTGTTGGAACCTTAACACAatatgatagattttttttaata AGAATGAAGGAAGAACATGAGTTTCGGCTCAAGAAAag ataa
- the LOC104785965 gene encoding CASP-like protein 2B2: MKLIDRKVRVAELILRCSVFALALLAAILIVTDVQVKEIFMIKKKAKFTNMKALVFMVVVNGIAAGYSLLQAVRCVVGLMKGNVLLSKPLAWAIFSGDQVVAYLCVAGTAAAAQSAAFAKLGEPELQWMKVCDMYGKFCNQVGEGIASALFACIGMVLVSCISAFGVFRLYGGSKTRLSSRW; this comes from the exons ATGAAGCTGATTGATCGTAAAGTGAGAGTAGCAGAGTTGATTCTGAGGTGTTCTGTTTTCGCCCTTGCTCTCCTCGCTGCGATTCTCATTGTTACAGACGTTCAAGTGAAAGAGATTTTCATGATCAAGAAGAAAGCCAAATTCACCAACATGAAGGCACTTGT GTTTATGGTGGTCGTTAACGGGATAGCCGCGGGTTATTCTTTGCTTCAGGCGGTTCGTTGCGTCGTGGGTTTGATGAAAGGAAACGTTTTGTTAAGTAAGCCTCTGGCTTGGGCCATTTTCTCCGGCGATCAG GTGGTAGCGTACTTGTGTGTAGCGGGGACTGCAGCAGCGGCGCAGTCTGCGGCTTTTGCAAAGCTAGGTGAGCCAGAACTCCAGTGGATGAAGGTTTGCGATATGTATGGGAAGTTTTGTAACCAGGTAGGTGAAGGAATTGCCAGTGCCTTGTTTGCTTGCATTGGAATGGTGTTGGTCTCTTGCATTTCGGCTTTCGGTGTCTTTCGTTTGTATGGTGGAAGCAAAACCCGGCTAAGCTCACGGTGGTGA